One part of the bacterium genome encodes these proteins:
- a CDS encoding 5'-nucleotidase C-terminal domain-containing protein, giving the protein MRVKIAQAVLIFLICAGVSWAGQPFTILFFNDFHAHLEPFEVPGTEGEVGGLARLAGLADEVRGENEAAGAPTFLLVAGDMVQGTPYSTVYRGEVEFTCLNEMAVSAMCLGNHEFDYGRENLRDLMELADFLVISANVTVTGTAGDGAFTKGFVWLEAGDKRVLVIGLTTPETPITTAPRNVVGLEFADPAATAKAVIGEYGEDADAIVALTHLGFENDLALAGDVPELDVVVSGHTHTHLGEMVTKRDTIICSAYEYGMYLGRMDLEIVDGGIAVKGYALLPVTASTPENEAVAAVIDQYKTGLSEKLDVVVGTVDTVLNRKAVTEKETNFGDFVADLVREATGADAALVNGGGVRADLGPGEITLGDVLTALPFGNEVVVLDVPGATLRRAFELCAREKVGEGGFLQVSGCEYAIGPDNILAAVNVGGAPLDDGVTYKVAMPDFLAEGGDGYAMFASLEPAYKTGLVLYDVVASGLREGRAVPEQPAGRIEFVGE; this is encoded by the coding sequence GAAGGAGAGGTGGGCGGCCTGGCGCGTCTCGCCGGCCTGGCCGACGAAGTCCGCGGCGAAAACGAGGCCGCCGGCGCGCCGACGTTCCTCTTGGTCGCCGGCGATATGGTGCAGGGGACGCCGTACTCGACGGTCTACCGCGGCGAGGTCGAGTTCACGTGCCTGAACGAAATGGCCGTGAGCGCGATGTGTCTCGGCAACCACGAGTTCGACTACGGCCGGGAGAACCTACGGGACCTTATGGAGTTGGCCGATTTCCTCGTCATTAGCGCCAACGTAACGGTAACCGGTACGGCCGGGGACGGCGCCTTCACGAAAGGGTTCGTGTGGCTCGAGGCGGGCGACAAAAGGGTCCTCGTAATCGGCCTGACCACGCCCGAGACGCCCATCACGACGGCGCCGCGCAACGTCGTCGGCCTGGAGTTCGCCGACCCGGCGGCGACGGCCAAGGCCGTGATAGGGGAGTACGGCGAAGACGCCGACGCGATAGTGGCCCTTACGCACCTCGGCTTCGAGAACGACCTCGCCCTCGCCGGCGACGTCCCCGAGTTGGACGTAGTAGTCAGCGGCCATACGCATACTCATTTAGGAGAAATGGTAACTAAGCGGGATACGATAATTTGTTCCGCGTACGAGTACGGGATGTACTTGGGCCGTATGGATTTGGAAATCGTGGACGGGGGAATCGCCGTTAAAGGTTACGCGTTGCTGCCCGTCACCGCCTCTACTCCGGAAAATGAAGCGGTGGCGGCCGTTATTGACCAATATAAAACGGGCCTTTCGGAGAAGCTCGACGTCGTCGTCGGCACCGTAGATACCGTCCTAAACCGTAAGGCGGTTACCGAGAAAGAGACCAACTTCGGCGACTTCGTGGCGGACCTGGTGCGCGAGGCGACGGGGGCGGACGCGGCGCTGGTGAACGGCGGCGGCGTCCGCGCGGACCTGGGCCCGGGCGAGATTACGTTGGGCGACGTCCTGACCGCGCTCCCGTTCGGCAACGAGGTCGTCGTCCTCGACGTTCCCGGCGCGACGTTGCGCCGGGCTTTCGAGTTGTGCGCCCGGGAGAAGGTGGGCGAAGGAGGCTTCCTGCAGGTCTCGGGTTGTGAATACGCCATCGGCCCGGATAACATACTCGCGGCCGTGAACGTGGGCGGGGCGCCGCTCGACGACGGCGTTACCTATAAGGTCGCGATGCCGGACTTCCTCGCCGAGGGCGGCGACGGTTACGCGATGTTTGCGTCGCTCGAGCCGGCATATAAAACCGGCCTCGTCCTCTACGACGTCGTCGCCTCCGGCCTGCGCGAAGGCCGGGCCGTCCCGGAACAGCCGGCTGGGAGGATCGAGTTCGTAGGAGAATGA